A stretch of Henckelia pumila isolate YLH828 chromosome 4, ASM3356847v2, whole genome shotgun sequence DNA encodes these proteins:
- the LOC140863216 gene encoding protein RAE1 → MATFGAASTNVNPNRSAEVVQPPSDSVSSLCFSPKANLLVATSWDNQVRCWEVMKSGTALNTVPKAAISHDNPVLCSTWKDDGTTVFSGGCDKQVKMWPLLSGGQPVTVAMHDAPVKELAWIPEIGLLVTGSFDRTLKYWDLRQQNPTWTQQLPERCYALSVRHPLMVVGTADRNLIVFNLHNPQSEFKRVVSPLKYQTRCVAAFPDQQGFLVGSIEGRVGVHHLDDSQSTKNFTFKCHRDGNDVFSVNSLNFHPIHHTFATAGSDGAFNFWDKDSKQRLKAMQRCSQPISCSTFNNDGSIYAYAVCYDWSKGAENHNPSTAKTYIYLHMPQEAEVKGKPRTGTGGRK, encoded by the exons ATGGCTACATTTGGCGCTGCATCCACAAATGTAAACCCCAACCGTTCAGCTGAG GTTGTACAACCTCCAAGTGATTCGGTGTCAAGCCTCTGTTTCAGTCCCAAGGCCAATCTTCTTgttgctacttcgtgggataatCAG GTACGATGCTGGGAAGTAATGAAATCGGGGACTGCTCTCAACACTGTTCCTAAGGCAGCAATATCACATGATAATCCT GTGTTATGTTCAACATGGAAAGATGATGGAACAACTGTGTTTTCTGGAGGCTGTGACAAGCAAGTGAAGATGTGGCCATTACTGTCTGGTGGGCAGCCTGTCACTGTGGCCATGCACGATGCTCCAGTTAAGGAGCTGGCTTGGATCCCAGAGATCGGTCTCTTAGTCACAGGAAGTTTTGACAGGACTCTAAA GTACTGGGATCTGAGACAGCAAAATCCAACTTGGacccaacaacttccggaacgATGCTATGCCCTTTCTGTCAGACATCCTCTTATGGTGGTTGGCACTGCTGATAGAAATCTCATAGTTTTCAATTTGCACAACCCGCAG TCTGAGTTCAAGAGAGTTGTATCACCTCTGAAGTACCAGACTAGGTGTGTTGCTGCTTTCCCTGATCAGCAAGGTTTCTTG GTTGGCTCAATTGAAGGAAGAGTTGGTGTGCACCATCTGGATGATTCACAGTCAACTAAAAATTTCACTTTCAAATGCCATAGAGATGGCAATGATGTTTTCTCTGTCAATTCACTGAATTTTCACCCC ATTCATCACACATTTGCCACTGCTGGATCTGACGGGGCGTTTAACTTCTGGGACAAAGATAGCAAACAGAGGCTTAAG GCTATGCAGAGGTGCAGTCAGCCCATTTCTTGCAGCACTTTCAACAATGATGGTTCCATATATGCATACGCG GTTTGCTATGACTGGAGCAAGGGTGCTGAAAATCACAACCCATCAACAgcaaaaacatatatttatcTACATATGCCTCAG GAGGCCGAGGTCAAAGGCAAACCACGAACTGGAACCGGAGGAAGAAAGTGA
- the LOC140861251 gene encoding secreted RxLR effector protein 161-like, with protein MIRCLLHLTATRPDILFDVSILSCFMHCATEMHLQAAKRVIRYIKGTVNFGVKFRKCLNFKLMGFSDRNWGGFKDDMKNTSGYCFSLGSGVFSWCSKKQETVAQSTTEAEFVSATAAVNKALWLRKLLCDLHVKQLNSTEVFVKNQDAIEISHNLFFHGKTKHFKIKLYFLREVQKEGDISLIYYKSEDQLADIFTKPLPTNKFEVLRQKLGVCSS; from the coding sequence ATGATTAGATGCCTACTGCATCTAACTGCTACTAGGCCAGATATTCTCTTTGATGTAAGCATTCTCTCTTGTTTTATGCACTGCGCGACTGAAATGCATCTTCAAGCAGCAAAAAGAGTCATTAGATACATCAAAGGGACTGTTAACTTTGGTGTAAAATTCAGAAAGTGTCTAAACTTCAAGTTGATGGGATTCTCTGACAGGAATTGGGGTGGATTCAAGGATGATATGAAGAATACTTCTGGGTACTGTTTTAGTCTAGGATCTGGTGTGTTTTCTTGGTGTTCAAAAAAACAAGAAACCGTGGCACAATCTACTACAGAGGCAGAGTTTGTTTCTGCCACAGCAGCGGTGAACAAAGCATTATGGCTGAGAAAATTGCTATGTGATTTACATGTGAAGCAATTAAATTCTACTGAGGTATTTGTGAAAAATCAGGATGCTATTGAAATATCTCATAATCTTTTTTTCCATGGAAAAACTAAGCATTTCAAGATCAAACTATATTTTTTAAGAGAAGTGCAGAAAGAAGGAGATATAAGTTTGATTTATTACAAATCTGAAGATCAGCTTGCAGACATTTTCACTAAGCCTTTACCAACAAACAAATTTGAGGTTCTTAGGCAGAAACTTGGAGTTTGTAGCTCCTAA